ATCAACGGAGCGGCGATCCGCGAGAAGCTCGCCTCCCGGTAGAAGAAGGCGACGGCCGCGCTCATCAACATGCCCAGCCCCGAAGCGCGCGCCAGGACCGGCGTCCTGAGCCCCCTCCGCGTTCCCTCGGCGCGATAGAGCCCCAGAGCGTGGAAGAGGACGATCCAGAGAACGGCGGCGGCGAGACCCGCGATCAGATAGAGGCGCAGCGGAGGGATGTCGGGTTTCGGGGGAAGGATCTGCGTCACCGGCCCGGAGAATCGGATCGTGTGCCCGAGGACGAAGCCCCCGACAACCGAGAGGAAGTCGGCCACATGCCAGATCGCCTGGATCCGGACGACCCGCTTGCGGCGATCGACCTGACCCATGGCCCTCAGGACCGTCCTGCCGCGCCGACGCCCTCGTCCGCCAGCCAGGCGTCGACTTCCGCCTCGAACCTCTCGCGACCGAACCGGAGCGCGTGAGTCCGGATCGCCTCTGCGTTCCATCGGATCGTCGCGGCGCGCGCGAGCGCGCCCCGCAGCGCCTCCGGACTCGGCTCGTCGAAGAAGAGACCGGTCACGCCATCCACGACCGTCTCGAGCGCGCCGCCTCGGCGCAGAGCGATGACCGGCTTTCCGCAGGCCATCGCCTCGACCGGCACGATCCCGAAGTCCTCCTCGCCGGGGAAGATGAGGCGGCGGCACTCCTGCACCAGCCGGACCGTAGCATCGGGGTCGAGCCAGCCGAGGAACCGCACATTCTCGGGCGCCATGCGGATCAGGCGTTCCCGCTCGATGCCGCTGCCGGCGATGACAAGCTCCGTTTCGAGTCCGCGGTAGGCCTCGAGCGCCACGTCGATCCGCTTGTAGGGAACCAGCGCCGAGAGGATCAGATCGTAGCTCCCCCCCCCGCCCCCGGAGGGCGGCCGGAAGCGGCCTGTGTCGACCCAGGGATGGATCACGCGAGCCTCCCGGGCATACCAGCGTCGGATCCGGGCGGCCACATGCGCGCTGTTGGCGGCAAAGGAATCGACCCTCGTGCAGCTCGATACATCCCAGGTGCGCAGCCAGGTCGCCACGATCGGCATCAGCCACGAGGCCGGAGCCCCGAGTCTCCCTTCCCCGAAGTACTCCTCGTACGCCGGCCACACGTAGCGCATCGGCGTGTGGCAGTAGCAGAGGTGCTTCGTCCCAGGATGGACCCGCGCCCCTTTCGCGACGCAATGGCTTGTCGAGAGGACAAGATCGCATCCGCGCAGGTCGAAGCGCTCGATAGCCGAGGGGAGCAGCGGCAGGTAGCGCTGATAGGAGCGCGCCCCGCCCGGCAGCCTCTGGACGAAGGATGTGTGGATCGGGTGCTTCTCGATCGAGGGGCTCACGGAGCCGGGCCTGTGCACGATCGTGTAGACGGGGGCTTCGGGAAAGCGCTCGCAGAGGGCCTCGAGGACCTTCTCCCCACCCCTCATGCCTGTCAGCCAGTCATGCACCAGCGCGACGCGCACGATTCCCTCGATGCCGTATCCGAAGGACTAGGCCGCCTCGAGCAGAGCCG
The sequence above is a segment of the Candidatus Eisenbacteria bacterium genome. Coding sequences within it:
- a CDS encoding glycosyltransferase family 4 protein, with protein sequence MRGGEKVLEALCERFPEAPVYTIVHRPGSVSPSIEKHPIHTSFVQRLPGGARSYQRYLPLLPSAIERFDLRGCDLVLSTSHCVAKGARVHPGTKHLCYCHTPMRYVWPAYEEYFGEGRLGAPASWLMPIVATWLRTWDVSSCTRVDSFAANSAHVAARIRRWYAREARVIHPWVDTGRFRPPSGGGGGSYDLILSALVPYKRIDVALEAYRGLETELVIAGSGIERERLIRMAPENVRFLGWLDPDATVRLVQECRRLIFPGEEDFGIVPVEAMACGKPVIALRRGGALETVVDGVTGLFFDEPSPEALRGALARAATIRWNAEAIRTHALRFGRERFEAEVDAWLADEGVGAAGRS